The following are from one region of the Halobacteriovorax vibrionivorans genome:
- a CDS encoding OmpH family outer membrane protein yields MKNLLMVGLLFSSLTASAMNIGRVDVQKVLLSVKESKQIKDKLQKEIDKKQAELKKEEESLVKEKEKFEKQALVMNEKTKQKKGQELQKKFFTFQQKMQKYQGELAKMEQSAKGPILNKIKAVVEEVSKKKGLDWTYETSTTPILYIKKVTDITNDVITAYDKKHK; encoded by the coding sequence ATGAAAAACTTATTAATGGTTGGATTACTTTTTTCTTCTTTAACTGCAAGTGCGATGAATATTGGGCGAGTTGATGTTCAAAAAGTTCTACTATCTGTTAAAGAGTCAAAGCAAATTAAGGACAAGCTGCAAAAAGAAATCGATAAGAAGCAAGCCGAACTTAAGAAAGAAGAAGAATCTCTAGTAAAAGAGAAAGAGAAGTTTGAGAAACAAGCTCTTGTTATGAATGAGAAAACAAAGCAGAAGAAAGGTCAGGAGCTTCAAAAGAAATTCTTCACTTTTCAACAAAAAATGCAAAAGTATCAGGGTGAGCTTGCTAAGATGGAACAAAGTGCAAAAGGTCCTATCTTAAATAAAATTAAAGCTGTTGTTGAAGAAGTTTCTAAAAAGAAAGGTCTTGATTGGACATATGAAACATCAACAACTCCAATTCTTTACATTAAGAAAGTTACTGACATCACAAATGATGTTATTACAGCTTACGATAAGAAACATAAGTAA